From one Candidatus Methylomirabilis limnetica genomic stretch:
- a CDS encoding YqaJ viral recombinase family protein has protein sequence MNTAYTVVNLQQGTTEWLEWRSNGIGASDAPAIMGENPWKSSADLLSEKLGTAEQFEGSAAMARGTALEPEARKRYEAISKVRVTPACLQSNKHKWQRASVDGLAANGSTVVEIKCGESVHRKTVSSRQVPSYYIGQLQHILAVTGLPGIDFFCWLPGLQEIHLRVERDDPYIARLIVTEQAFWQQLIKQKR, from the coding sequence GTGAATACCGCATACACTGTTGTCAATCTTCAACAAGGAACTACTGAGTGGCTTGAGTGGCGCAGCAATGGCATTGGCGCATCGGATGCTCCAGCTATCATGGGTGAAAACCCGTGGAAAAGCTCAGCTGATCTACTTTCAGAAAAACTCGGCACAGCCGAGCAATTCGAGGGCAGCGCGGCAATGGCAAGAGGCACCGCACTTGAGCCGGAAGCCAGAAAGCGATACGAGGCAATCAGCAAGGTTCGCGTTACTCCCGCTTGCCTCCAAAGCAATAAGCACAAGTGGCAGCGTGCCAGCGTGGACGGCTTGGCAGCCAATGGGAGCACAGTGGTAGAAATCAAATGTGGCGAAAGCGTCCACAGAAAGACAGTTAGCAGCCGACAAGTGCCAAGCTATTACATCGGTCAGCTTCAGCATATTCTGGCGGTTACTGGGCTGCCAGGCATTGATTTCTTCTGTTGGTTACCAGGTCTTCAAGAAATCCACCTTCGCGTCGAACGAGACGACCCTTACATTGCTCGGCTCATTGTCACAGAGCAGGCATTCTGGCAGCAGCTCATAAAGCAAAAAAGGTAG
- a CDS encoding Druantia anti-phage system protein DruA, translated as MEQSMTVNVQQIRQLLTATPDWHRTRLSLEICRLWNWQSPTGQYKDMACRSLLLKLERAGSIVLPPRQGKLTFTSRPSYPSVPYRKEGISDSLKALIPLRITVVSLKSEDYALFNCLLSQYHYLGYRGAVGENIKYLIRDASHRPLSCLLFGHPTERQSHCRNLHRLPWRSRDPTSCRSRLWRLQAERRRHLQA; from the coding sequence ATGGAACAATCCATGACCGTAAATGTCCAGCAAATCCGACAGCTGCTTACTGCCACCCCCGACTGGCACCGCACCCGCCTCTCTTTGGAGATTTGCAGGTTGTGGAACTGGCAAAGTCCCACAGGGCAATACAAAGACATGGCCTGCCGCAGCCTCCTGCTGAAACTGGAGCGAGCTGGCTCTATTGTGTTGCCTCCCCGCCAGGGGAAACTTACTTTTACGTCCCGTCCTTCTTATCCATCTGTTCCATATCGAAAGGAAGGGATCAGCGACAGTCTCAAGGCATTGATTCCCCTTCGGATCACGGTTGTAAGCCTCAAATCGGAGGATTATGCGCTGTTCAACTGCCTCTTGTCACAATATCATTACCTGGGTTACCGTGGCGCTGTAGGGGAAAACATCAAATACCTGATTCGCGATGCTTCGCACCGCCCCCTGTCCTGTCTCCTGTTTGGCCATCCTACAGAAAGGCAATCTCACTGCCGCAACCTGCACCGATTGCCATGGCGCTCACGAGATCCGACGAGCTGCCGATCCCGCCTCTGGCGTCTTCAAGCAGAACGTCGCCGTCACCTGCAAGC